A window from Gymnogyps californianus isolate 813 chromosome 27, ASM1813914v2, whole genome shotgun sequence encodes these proteins:
- the LOC127026102 gene encoding polymeric immunoglobulin receptor-like: MELRVLLLLLLCFPGLQAQIPDAEERQLEGSTLYIHCPYTAYAEHEHQKAWCRTGERRCEPLVETTYPTQSPYINQARRGKVTLEDDPVRKTVSITMTNLQAEDSGTYYCAYRSYSYRYLPLKIISLNVFKELHKWELDSFSVQCKYSALVRSTDIKVWCRRGQTACKIWLRTDDPSTRTNSKDLADRGLIQDDTHERTVTITMEKLQAQDTGVYWCALYRDFRPTRIMEVRLSVSKRTQQYTAKKSGNVSVQCAYSAPDYGAVSKAWCKEGDDRKACTILVTTNSKPSGYGRTPQEGRVTIQDDTQQGIVTITMEKLQAQDSGVYWCALYEHGQLLRMVEVMLSISEILAGTTLSGTAGTSQATPSGDAPALSSNVNTFVILSGVLSIVFILALISLITLCVRRRKQLKRRGNRQAEHTYDKPEDIAQLDSTERMESPKDDSKDLKYVTLNFKSRPIPEDPLYCNIEPSQAHRKPKDEDVEYAIIALKQLPTNDKG; encoded by the exons ATGGAGCTGAgagtcctcctcctgctgctgctctgcttcccag GTCTCCAAGCCCAAATACCTGATGCTGAGGAGAGGCAATTGGAAGGAAGCACTCTATATATCCATTGTCCTTACACAGCGTATGCTGAACACGAGCATCAGAAAGCCTGGTGCCGTACGGGAGAGAGACGATGTGAGCCCTTAGTGGAGACAACCTACCCAACACAATCCCCATACATAAACCAGGCCAGAAGGGGGAAAGTTACACTAGAGGACGACCCCGTGCGTAAGACCGTGTCCATCACCATGACTAACCTCCAGGCAGAGGACTCAGGCACGTACTACTGTGCTTACCGTTCCTACAGTTATAGGTATCTTCCACTAAAGATTATCTCACTGAATGTTTTCAAGG agctgcacaAGTGGGAGTTGGACAGTTTCTCTGTGCAGTGCAAATACAGTGCCTTGGTGCGCAGCACAGATATAAAAGTCTGGTGTCGAAGAGGTCAGACTGCGTGTAAAATCTGGTTGAGGACAGATGACCCTTCGACAAGGACTAACAGCAAAGACCTGGCAGACAGAGGCTTGATCCAGGATGACACCCACGAAAGGACTGTCACCATCACCATGGAGAAGCTGCAGGCCCAGGACACCGGCGTGTACTGGTGTGCGCTCTACAGAGACTTTCGTCCCACCCGGATAATGGAGGTCAGGCTCTCTGTGTCCAAGA GGACCCAACAATACACAGCCAAGAAGTCAGGCAATGTCTCTGTCCAGTGTGCATACAGTGCCCCAGACTATGGGGCTGTGAGCAAAGCCTGGTGCAAAGAGGGAGATGATAGGAAAGCATGTACCATACTGGTCACCACGAACTCGAAGCCCTCAGGGTACGGCAGGACACCTCAGGAAGGCAGAGTCACGATCCAGGACGACACCCAGCAGGGGATTGTCACCATCACCATGGAGAAGCTGCAGGCACAGGACTCCGGCGTGTACTGGTGTGCGCTTTATGAACACGGTCAGCTTCTCCGAATGGTGGAGGTTATGCTCAGTATTTCTGAGA TATTGGCTGGAACAACTTTGTCAGGTACTGCAGGCACAAGTCAAGCAACCCCTTCTGGTGACGCCCCAGCACTGAG CTCAAATGTAAACACCTTCGTCATACTCTCTGGGGTCCTGAGCATCGTGTTCATCCTGGCACTCATCAGCTTGATAACACTGTGCGTCAGGCGGCGCAAGCAGCTGAAGAGAAGAG GTAACAGACAAGCAGAGCACACCTATGACAAACCAGAGGACATAGCACAG CTTGACAGCACTGAAAGAATGGAAAGTCCCAAGGATGACAGCAAAGACCTAAAATATGTTACCTTGAACTTTAAATCCCGACCCATCCCTGAGGATCCTCTCTACTGTAATATTGAACCCAGTCAGGCTCACAGGAAACCCAAAGATGAAGATGTGGAATATGCTATCATTGCACTCAAGCAGCTACCAACAAATGACAAAGGATGA
- the LOC127026364 gene encoding LOW QUALITY PROTEIN: triggering receptor expressed on myeloid cells 2-like (The sequence of the model RefSeq protein was modified relative to this genomic sequence to represent the inferred CDS: deleted 2 bases in 2 codons), producing the protein MQDEKDAKFLCSFLPAEQGGGKSSCSWARALFTFLQTPLLSLCCSTDMEKLVHLIFLVFLSASCAAENVTVVYGMEGGTISVNCTYNPWQQRWREKSWCKQIDETKCQHVVSARRFWLPFLKNRNGTTSISDNVREGVLTVTMKRLKKQDAGLYQCKTDYLGETNSLRKVQVEVLTAVLETQIPEEPSAVQSISSIPPEADFTVFYIIAGFLVTKFVVAVLIFIIGNSRKNRETEQKNPSLNEQQVLPFAGHLAHDGISPSWESTA; encoded by the exons ATGCAGGACGAAAAAGATGCCAAGTTCCTGTGCTCATTCCTTCCGGCAGAgcaaggaggggggaaaagc AGCTGCTCTTGGGCAAGAGCCCTTTTCACTTTTCTCCAGACTCCTCTCTTGTCC CTTTGTTGCTCGACTGACATGGAGAAGCTCGTGCACCTCATCTTCTTGGTCTTCTTGTCAG catcctgtgctgcagagaacGTCACTGTGGTGTATGGAATGGAGGGGGGCACCATTTCTGTCAACTGCACCTATAACCCCTGGCAGCAGCGGTGGAGAGAAAAGAGCTGGTGCAAGCAGATCGATGAGACCAAGTGCCAACATGTGGTGAGCGCCCGACGCTTCTGGCTGCCATTCCTAAAGAACAGGAATGGCACCACCTCCATCAGTGACAATGTCCGTGAAGGGGTCCTGACAGTGACCATGAAGCGACTCAAGAAGCAGGATGCTGGGTTGTACCAGTGCAAAACTGACTACCTGGGGGAAACAAACAGCTTAAGGAAGGTGCAAGTGGAAGTGCTGACAG CTGTCCTGGAGACCCAAATACCAGAGGAGCCTAGTGCTGTGCAGAGCATCTCCAG CATCCCTCCTGAAGCTGATTTCACTGTCTTCTACATCATTGCTGGATTCCTGGTTACTAAGTTCGTGGTGGCTGTGCTGATCTTTATAATTGGCAACAGTaggaagaacagagaaacagagcagaagaaCCCAAGCTTGAATGAGCAGCAGGTCCTCCCTTTCGCTGGTCACCTCGCACATGATGGCATCAGCCCCTCCTGGGAGAGCACTGCCTAG